GTCGGCGTGGCTCGATTCCAGCAGCCGCTCGATGGTGTGCTCCAGGACCGCCTGCTCGTGGCGGGCCGGGAGCAGCAGGGAGAAGGCCAGGCGGCCGCCCCCGTCGGGGCGGTCGAAACGCGTCGAGGCGAGCACCTCCGGCGTCCGCCACGCGTGCATCTGCCACCAGAGCGTGAACGCGGCGATCCCGAAGAGCGCAAGCGAAATGACCGAAATGAACACAGCTGTGAACACAGCGTCCCCCCACAGGCATGCCGCAACCCCGAGCGGCAGTCGTCAATCCCCCCGGAGACTCACGGCGGGCCCCCCGGCCCGCCGTCCGTCGCCTCCGCTTCCCCCTCGTGCGCGCACCCCCAGTGCGCGGTCGCGGTGGCCTTCCGGCCACACTCCGACAACTCTCGAAGACATGAGGTTAGGCAGTGAACATGACACTCAGGTGCTGTGTCGATAAAAAACGCGTTACCGAACTTCCCTGTCACTAAACGGAATTGACGGCACTCCGTCCTCTTCAGGGACGAACCGTCCCCAACTGCTCACCCAGCTCGACCGGATCCGTCGTAGGCCGCGCGCAGACGAAATGTCGACACACATACGCCGTCGGGAGGTCGTGCACGAGTGTGCGCTCGGCCAAGAGGGGGAACTCGCCACCGCTGCCGTCAGCCGCCCGCGGCAGCCCGACCGCCACCACCGCCCCGGGAGCCGTCCCCAGCAGCGCCGTCCGGTGCAGCACCGCCCGGTCCGGGTCCTCCGGATGGCCGACGACCGCCACCTCGCGCGGCCCGTCGAGCAGCGCCTCGGCGACCGCCAACCCGTGCCCGATGAACCGCGGCGCCCGCGGCCCGAGCGCGTGCACCACTCCGAGCGCCCGCTCGGCCGCCGTACGGTGGGGGTCCGAACCGGTGTGGGCGGCGTACGAGAGCAACGCGCCCGCGGCGGCGGTCCAGCCGGACGGGGCGGCGGTGTCCGTCGGATCCTGCGGCCTGCGGATCAGCTTCTCGGCATCGTGCGCGGTGTCGTACAGCGACCCGTCCTCGGCGGTGAACCGGTCCAGGACCAGGTCGACGAGGAAGCCGGCGAACTCCAGCCACACCCCCTCGCCGGTCACGGACGCCAGCGCGAGGAACCCGTCGGCGACATCGCCGTAGTCCTCCAACACCCCGGCGTTGGGCCCCACTTGCCCGTCCCGGCTGGTCCGCGCCAGCCGCGCCTTCCCGGACGCCACGTCGAAGTGAACCCGCACCAGCAGATCGGCGGCCTCCGTGGCCCGCTCGACCAGATCCGGCCGCTCGAAGTACGCCCCGCACTCGGCGAGGGCCGCGATGGCCAGCCCGTTCCAGGCGGCGACGACCTTGTCGTCCCGCCCGGGCGCGGGCCGCCCGTCCCGCGCGGCGAGCAGCCGGGCCTTGATCCCGGCGACCCTGTCGGCGTCCGCGGCCGGCCCGTCCTGCGGCAGCTGCAGGACGCTCTTCCCGTGCTCGAAGGTCCCCTCCTCCGTCACCCCGAAGTACGCGACGGCCAGCTCCCCGTCCTCCTCCCCGAGCGCCTCGCGCAGCTCGGCGGGGGTCCAGGCGTAGTAGGCCCCTTCGACGTGCTCGCCGCTGACCGGGTCCTCACTGTCGGCGTCGAGCGCGGAGGCGAACCCGCCCTGCTCGGTGCGCAGTTCCCGCACCATGAAGTCGGCGGTCTCCAGGGCGACGCGGCGGGCGAGGTCGGAGCCGGTGGTGCGCCACAGGTGGGCATAAACCCGGCAGAGCAGCGCATTGTCATACAACATCTTCTCGAAGTGCGGGACGATCCACTCCCGGTCCACGGAGTACCGCGCGAACCCGCCGCCGAGTTGGTCGTAGATCCCACCCCGCGCCATGGCCTCACAGGTATCGGCGGCCATCTGCAGCGCACCCTCGGACCCGGTCCGCGCGTGGTGGCGCAGCAGGAACTCCAGCACCATCGACGGCGGAAACTTCGGCGCCCCGCCGAACCCGCCGCGCACGGCGTCGTACTCCCGCGTCAGACCGAGCAGCGCCTGCGCGAGCTCCTCGGCCCCCGGAGTCCCGGCCTTCCCGTAGTCCAACTGCCGCCCGGACAGGTCCCGTACGATCTTCCCCGCCACCTCGGCCACCTCCTCGCGCCGGCCCACCCAGGCGGTGCGTACGCCTTCGAGGACCTGCATGAAGGAGGGCATGCCGTGGCGGGGCTCGGGCGGGAAGTAGGTCCCGAAGTAGAAGGGCTCGGCGTCTTCGGTGAGGAACACGGTCATGGGCCAGCCGCCCTGCCCGGTGGCGGCCTGGACGGCCTCCATGTAGACGGCGTCGACGTCGGGACGCTCTTCGCGGTCGACCTTGACGTTGACGAAGTGCTCGTTCATGTACGCGGCCGACAGCTCATCCTCAAAGGATTCGTTGGCCATGACGTGACACCAATGACACGAGCTATACCCAACGCTTAGCAGAACGGGTACACCACGCTCACGCGCCTCCGCGAAGGCCTCCGGCGACCAGGGCCACCAGTCGACGGGGTTGTCGGCGTGCTGGAGCAGATACGGCGAGGTCTCGTTCGCGAGGCGGTTCGGCATGGGGCCATCCTGCCCCAACGGGGGTCAGGGCAGGTGGTGCGGCTCGGCGTAGCCGTTCGCGAGGAACAGGGCCTTCGCCACCAGGGTGAGGTTCGCCTCGGTGAGGTACTCACCGGTGTAGCGGAGCGAGATGGGGTAGTGGCCCCACAGGCTGAGGATGATCCTGAGGACCGCGATGTCCTCGTTCCACTCCCCGAACGCGCCCGCTTCGAGCGCATCCCCGACGCGCCGGAAGGGGAGGCCGGCCCAGACCGTGCCGTCCTCTTCGACCCCGCCGTCGACGTAGGGGCGCAGTCGCGGGTCGTGCAGCCAGACGCCGTGATGTTCCAGCAGCCAGACGGCCGCTTCGACGGACCACACGTGGCTCGCGCCCCGCCGCAGGGCCGCGAGGAAGTCGTCCGGCGACGTCTCGGAGAAATCGATCATTCGTGCACGGTACGCGGCCGGGGGATCAGCGGCGCAACAGCGGGGTCAGGTCTCGGGTCCAGGCCTCGCGGGTGGCGGCCCAGGTCCCGGCGCAGTGGGCGCGGGCCGGGGTGGCGAGGTTCCGGTGGCGGGTGGGGGCCGCGTCGCCGTGGACCGCGCAGCGGTGGGATTCGGCGCGGGTGGCGGGTGGGGCGTGTTCGTCCGCGGGGTCCGGGGTGGGGTCGGCGGCGGCTGCGAGGTCGTAGGCGCGGGCGGCGGTCAGGAGGGTGTCCTCGCCCTCCGGGTGGCCGCGCAGGAGCATCAGCTGGGCGAAGCGGTCGGCGGCGTCCTCCTCGGCGCGGGCGCCCGCGTCGGGGAGGTCCAGTGCGTCGCGGAGGGCGTGGCCGGCCTCGTGGTAGAGGGTCTCGCGGGTGAGGTCGGCGAGGTCCTCGTCCTGGAGCCAGGACTCGGCCCGCTCGAACGCCTCGCGTTCCTCGACGAGGTCTTCGTAGCAGAGGTCGATGCGGCGCTCGGACGGGTCGTAGGCGGTGCCTTCGCCCGCGCAGGAGCGGGCGACGACCATGACGCGGTGCGGGAGGTCGACGTACGCGTTGAGGTCGGCCAGCACGAAATCGGCGATCTGCCAGTTCCGCAGGAAGCGGTGGACGTCGCGGTCGGCGGCCGTCGCGGGCTCTTCGAGGCGGAGGACGAATCCCTTGTCGGGGAGCTCCTGTTCGAACCCGGTGGTCGACCAGACCATCAGGAGCCCCGCCGCGCAGCCGACCAGGACCGCGAGACCTCGCCACACGGCCTTCACGCGCGGGTGCAGACGTGGGTGGTGGGGCCGCCGTCGTCGAAGTGACGGATGGTGAGGGTGTTCTTCGCGTACTGGATCTCCAGGCGCTGGGCCTTGCCCGCGAGGCCGGCGCCCGGGGGCTGCCACGGGAGGGTGAGGGAGACGGTGTCCCCGACCGTCGCGGGGACGCTCTTGACCTGGGCGTCCGCGTCTTTCGGACTGGCCGGTCCCTCCACGATGGTCAGCCGCAGGACACTGTTGCGATGCAGGTAGCTGCCGCTCCAGGTCTCGCCGTTCTCGACCCACTCGATGGTCCAGCCGCTGTTGCCGCCGCCGTCCGCGTTCACCGTGACCTTGGCGCGCGCCTTCTTGCCGCCGACCGAGGTGGATTCGAGGTTCCAGGTGCCCTTCATGAAGAAGTCGAGCGCACGGCCGACCGGGCCCGAGCCGGTGGGGGCGGGGGCGGGTGCACCGGTGGCGGGGGCCCCGGTGGTGGGTGCCGCGCCGGTGGGCGAAGCCGCGCCGGTGGGCGAAGGCGCTCCCGGAGTCGCGGCCTTGTCCTTGGGCGTGCCGTTGCCCGTGCAGGCGGCGAGCAGCGAGGCTCCCACGCCCATGGCCAGGTAGCGCAGCGCGTTGCGGCGGCCGATGATCCTGGCCGCCGTCCTGATCTCTCGTACCGTCATCCGCGCCCCCGTTGGTGTTGGTCCGATCCGAATGGATCAAAGGAGCGATGTCTATAGGACGGGCCCCGGAATCGCCAACTCCCTCTGATCTAGCTCAGATTCCCTCGCGCGATCGCCCGTACCGGCGGACACTTGTGGCACGTTGCCGGAGCTCTCTGAGGGGGATGCCGATGCGGGACAGCCATCGCGGTGAGGCCGAGCGGCTGTTGGGGCGGGCCGTCGAGGAGGAGGTCCGGCGGGGCGCCGGTGCGGGTGGGGCGGCGGTCGATGGGGTGGCCCTGCTGGCCCGGGGCAAGGAGGCGCTGGACGCGCTCGCCGCGAGTGCGGCGCCGGAGTACGAGGCGTACGTGCGAGCCCTGGACGAGGCGGCGGCCGGGGACGAGTCCCTCGGGGAGGCCTTCCGGCGGGGGAACACCTCAACGGCCGTACTGGTCACAGCGGTTGCGGCCGCGACAGCCATCGGGACGGACCTCGCGCTCGGCGTCGCGGCCGGTACGGCGCTGACCACGGGGGCCGTCGTGGGCATCGCCGGGGCGGTGGCGACGGTGGCGAAGGTGACCGCGCTGCACCTGCCGGCCGCGAACCGGCGGGCCGGCGAGCTGGGCCGGCCGGGCGGGCCGGAGCAGCTGCGGCTCCAGTGGCTGTCGGCGCTGGAGGTGCGCGGCGTCCGGCCCTTCCTGGAGCAGCAGCGGAAGGTCACGGCCGCGGCCCGGGCGCCCCGGCCGGCGACGGCCCGAACCACGACGGCGAGGCCCGCGCCGCAGCTGCGCGGCACGGACCGCAGCGCGGAGGCCCGGCGGCGCAGTGCGCTGGAGCAGTCGTTCGGGCAACTCCCGGATCCGGCCGGACTGTTCGCGGGCCGACGTGCGGAGGTGACCCGGATCGCGCAGTGGGTGCAGGCGGCGCGGGCCAGTACCGAGACCCGGCCCGTGGTCGTGGTGCTGCACGGTGAGCCGGGCGCGGGCCGCACGGCCCTGGCGTTGCGTGCCGCGCACGGGCTGCGGGACCAGTTCAAGGGCGCCTGCGTGGTGGACCTGCGGGGCGGTTCGCCGGGGGCGGAGGCGCCGCTGTCGACGCGGGAGGCGCTGCTGCACCTGCTGAACCGACTGGGCGCTCCCCGGGAGCAGCTGCTGTTCCGCGAGGGGGCCACGGCCGAGCAGCAGGTGCGCCGCCTCGGCGAGCTGTACCACCATCATATGCAGGGGCTCCCTGTGACGGTGGTCCTCGACGACGCGGTGGACGCGGCGCAGGTGCGGATGCTGGTGCCGGAGCGGTCCGAGAGCCTGGTGCTGGTGACGGCGCGGGAGCCGCTGGAGCTGCCCGAAGATCTGGCGGCCTGGGTGCACCAGCTGCCGGTGGAGCGGCTGGGGCCGGCGGACGCGGCGGAGCTGGTCCGGGCCGCCCAGCCGGAGGAGGGGGCGCCGGAGGCGGCTCCGGAAGCCGTCGCCGCCGCCGTGGAGCTGAGCGGCGGGCTTCCCCTCGCGCTGCGGATGCTGGCCGCGCCGGCCCGTGCGGGCGTGGTCCCCGAGGCCGGCGGGAGGCATCCGGTGGAGGCCGCGCTCGCCGCCGCCGATGCCCGGCTCTCCGAACCGGCCCGGCAGCTGCTGCGTCGGCTGCCGCTGGCCGGGCGGGCGTCCCTCGGCGGTGCGGCGGCGGGCGCGCTGGCCGACGTACCGGAGCAGGCGGCGCTCCGGATGCTGGAGGAGCTGTGGGAGGCGGGGCTGATCGAGCGGGTGCGCGGTCAGCGGTTCCGGATGCACGACGCGGTGCGCGCGTACGCGGCGGCGCGGCTCGCGGTGGACGAGGACCGGGAGCGGGCGGTGGCGGCGCACGAGCGGCTGATCCGCGTGTACGCACAGCTCGCGGACTCGGTGATCCGGATGGTCGACGGGAAGATGTCGACGCGGGCGAACCAGTTCGGCGGGCACGGTTTCACCTCGCTGGACGCGGCGCTGCGCTGGCTGGACGACGAGTCGAGCTTCATCACGGCGGCGCTGCGGCATTCCGAGGGGGTGGACCAGCAGGCGGTGCTCGACCTGCTGGGCGCGCTGTGCGACTTCTGCCTGCTGCGCGGGGACCTGTACCGGCTGGGTGAGATCGACGAGCTGACGCAGGCGGTGGCGGCCGCCCGGGTCGAGAACGGGGGCGGGGACGCGGACGCCGGGGACCGGCAGGGGCGGCTCGTCCGCTCCGTGCAGTGGCGTACGGGCATCGCCGCCCGCCAGCTGGGCGAGCTGGACAAGGCCCGCACCACGCTGACCTCGGTGGTCGACGGGTACATGGAGGCGCATCAGGAGGCGGGGGCGGCGATGGCGCTGGTCTCGCTCGGCATCACCCTGCACCACCAGGGCAACCTCCCGGAGGCCGCGGCCCGCATCCGCGAGGCCCTCGTCCTGCAGGAGCCTGCGGAGCTGGCGGGCGACCGGGCGTGGGGCCTGCACGCACTGGCGGCGGTGGAGCGGGACCTGGGCCGGCTGGCCGAGGCCACGGCCCTGCTGGAGCGGTCCCTGGCGCTGCACCGGGAGAGCGAGAGCGTGCACGGCGAGGCCTGGGCGCACTTCCAGCTGGGCCAGGTGCACCTGCGGTACGGGGACGTGGGGCGGGCCGAGTCGGAGCTGCGCCTCGCCCTGGACCTGTACGGGCGCACCCGCGACGACCGCGGTGAGGCCTGGGCGCTGACCCAGCTGGGCCGGGCCCGGGTGGTGGACGGGGATCCGGGGGCGGCGCTGGAGCGGCTGCGCGACGCGCTGGCCCGGCACCGGGAGGCGGAGGACGCGCGCGGGGAGGCGTGGACGCTGTTCCACCTCGGGCAGGCGCTGGAGGAGGCCGGGGAGCGCGATCAGGCGGTACGGGAGCTGGAGCGGGCCCGCACGATGTTCTCGCGGATGCGGGACGTGTACGGGCTGGCGCACGCCCGTCACCACTCGGGCCGCGTGACGCGCGACCAGCGGGCGGCGCAGACGGGCAACCTGCGCAACTCCGGCTTCGCCCGGCAGCTGCTGGTGGACGCGCGGGCGGACTTCCGGCGGATCGGGCTGGCCCACGGCGAGGCGTGGACCTGCCTGGAGCTGGCGGTGGTGGACGCGGGCAACGCCAAGGTCTCGCAGGCGCTGGGCCAGTGCGAGGAGGCGGTGCGGCTGTTCATCTCCTACGGGGACCGGCGCGGGGAGGACTGGGCGCGCTTCCTGCGCTGCACGATGCTGCCGTACGCGGTGCCGTCCGCGCCGGAGGAGGCGCGGGCGGAGCTGGCCCGGCTGGCGCAGGCGCCGCATCCGGCGCGGGACGGGCGGCTGGAGGACTGCCTGGAGACGTACGGGGTGATCCTGGGCCGGGGCGTGGACCCGGCGGAGGGCTGGCAGGCGTGGCGGCTGAGCCTGGTCCCGAACCAGCAGGCGCGGGAGGTCATGGGCGTGCCGGGGCCGGCGGGGCCGGCGTAGGGCGGAGCGTTGCGGGGCCGACCTGGCGGTGCGGGGCGGATGGCTCCGCGGGCCCGATCCAGCCTCGTCGGCGCTTGAGGCGCGGGGGTCCGGGGCAGAGCCCGGATCCAGCCTCGCCGGCGCTTGAGGCGCGGGGTCTGGGGCAGAGCCCGGATCCAGCCTCGCCGGCGCTTGAGGCGCGGGGTCTGGGGGCGGAGCCCCCGGTTTCGGGAAGGGGCGGGGAGGGGGGAGGCTCCGCGCAGCGGCCCGGCCCGGCCCGCGCTCAGGGTCCCGCCGGGGCCGGGCGCGCGCCGGGGCGTCTCCTCGGACGCCGAACGTGGCGAGGGGTCGGAGGGCCGAGCGGGGTTGCGTTCGGCGCCCTGCGGGGACGCCCCGACACGCACCCGGCCCCGTCGGGGTGGGTACGAGCAGGTCCGGCCAGCGCCGCCCACCCGATTTCCGGGGGCGGCCGTCTCACGTGACGGGGTCCCTACGGGGTCCGGGGGGCTTCCGCGTTCGTGGGGCCCGGCTTCGGGGCCTCCTCGAAGTTGACCCGGCCCATGTGCCGGTTCATCGACTTCATCAGGGCCCACACGCCGAGGGCGAGGGCCGCGAACACGAGGAAGCCCAGGATGCCGGGGGTCACCTTGTTCTTGTCGAAGGTGTCGGCCGCCAGCGGAAGGAACTGGGTGATTGCTGCCTGCGTAGCGCTCATGGTTAGGCATTCTCCCGGATGCCCGCGAAGAGGTCGGACTCGGGGAGGGAAGTGTCCACGAGCGACTTCGCCAGCTCGTACTCCTCCGTCGGCCAGACCTCGCGCTGGACGTCCATCGGAACGCGGAACCAGCCGCCGTCCGGGTCGATCTGCGTGGCGTGCGCGATCAGCGCCTTGTCACGGATCTCGAAGAAGTCCGCGCAGGGCACGTGGGTGGTCAGGGTCCGCTCCTTGCGCTCGAACTCCTTCCACCGCTCCAGCCACTCCCCGTAGGGGGACTCCATGCCGCGCGCGAGCAGCGCCTCGTGGAGGGCGACGGTGCGCGGCTTGTTGAAGCCCTGGTTGTAGTAGAGCTTCTGCGGCTGGTAGGCCGGGCCGAACTCGGCCTCCGGGTACTTCCGGGTGTCGGCCGCGCCGTCGAAGGCGGCCATGGAGATCTTGTGGGTCATGATGTGGTCGGGGTGCGGGTAGCCGCCGTTCTCGTCGTACGTGGTGACGACCTGCGGCTTGAAGGCGCGGATCTTCTTCACCAGCTCACCGGCGGCCTCGTCGACGTCCGCGAGGGCGAAGCAGCCCTCGGGCAGCGGCGGCAGCGGGTCGCCCTCGGGGAGGCCGGAGTCCACGTAGCCGAGCCATTCCTGCTCGATGCCGAGGATCTGGCGCGCCTCGTCCATCTCCCTGGCGCGGACCTCGTGGATGTTGTCCTCGATGTACTTGTCGCCCTGGAGCTTGGGGTTCAGGACAGAGCCGCGCTCGCCACCGGTACAGGTGACGACCAGGACCGGGATCCCCTCGGACACGTACTTGGCCATGGTGGCCGCGCCCTTGCTCGACTCGTCGTCGGGGTGGGCGTGGACGGCCATCAGTCGAAGCTGCTCGGTCAAGACAGGATCCTCTGTGTTTCGGCGCGACGGTCGACTTCTATAGTGACCGAACCGGGGGGCGGAAAATTCCGGGGGTGCTTCACCTTCCCCAGCGAGAGGAAACGATCATGAGCGCGGTGCGCGAAGGGCTGCCCGAGGGCCGGTACGGCCGGTCGGCGGACGAGCGCGCCGACCGGAAGCTCAAGATCGTCGGGGCTGCGCTGGGCGTCGTGCTGCTCGGCGTGATCGGCTGGATCGGCTGGGACTACATGGCCGGTCAGAGCGTCAGCGCCGAGGTGATCAAGTTCCAGGTGGTCTCCGACACCGAGGTGCAGGTGCACCTGGAGGTGCGCAAGGAGGCCTCGGCCACCGGGGTGTGCACCCTGACCTCGCAGGACAAGGAGCACGGCGAGGTCGGCCGGGCGGACTTCACCTTCGCGCAGTCCGAGGCGCGGGTGGACGAGGTCGTGTCGCTGAAGACCACCGCGCGGGCCGTGATGATCGAGCTGGTCGGCTGTCAGCCGGCCGCTTCCGGGAGCTGACGGTTCCGTCGGCCGGTCGGGCGGGTCAGTCCGGTCCGCCGGGTTCCTCCGCCACGCCCGGGAACACCGGCCTGCCGGTGCGGTAGCCGCTCGACTCCCGCTCCGGGACGGGCGGCGATCCGGTCGCTGCCGACGCCGAGGAGACGCCTTGGTCCTCCCCCTTTTCTTCCCGAATTGTTAGGCTCGTGGTTTCGCCCGCCGCTGGCGGCTATGTAGTCCCCTGTACCGACGAGGAGCACCCGTGACCCAGACGAGCGAGAGCGTCACCTGGCTGACCCAGGCGGCGTACGACCAGCTGAAGGCAGAGCTGGACTACCTCTCTGGTCCCGCACGCACGGAGATCGCCACGAAGATCGCAGCCGCCCGCGAGGAGGGCGACCTGCGCGAGAACGGCGGTTACCACGCGGCCAAGGAGGAGCAGGGCAAGCAGGAGCTGCGCGTCCGCCAGCTCACGCAGCTCCTCGAGAAGGCGAAGGTCGGCACGGCGCCCGCCTCCGACGGCGTGGTGGCCCCCGGCACCCTCGTGAAGATCGCCTTCGACGGCGACGAGGACGACACCATGGAGTTCCTGCTGGCCTCCCGCGAGTACGCGTCCTCGGACTTCGAGACGTACTCCCCGCAGTCCCCGCTGGGCACCGGTGTCATGGGCAAGGCGATCGGCGAGGACGCCGAGTACGAGCTGCCGAACGGCAAGAAGGCCTCGGTCAAGATCCTTGACGTCAAGCCCTTCACCGGCTGATCACCCTCTCTCTTCGCAGCACATCGCAGAACGCCGATGCCCGGCCGGAATGATCCGGCCGGGCTTCGGTGCGTTCGGTGCTTCGGTGCGTTCCGCGGGCCTACGCGGACGCCGAGCGGTACTTGCGGACCGCCAGGGTCCGGAAGACCACGATGATCAGCACGGACCAGATGATCGAGGCGATGACCGGGTGCTGCATCGGCCAGGCCTCCGGGACCGGGTAGCCCGGCGGGAGGTTGCCGAAGAGCTCCCGGGCCGCCTGGACGGTGGCGCTGAACGGGTTCCACTCCGCGATGTGCCGCAGGAAGGTCGGCATGTTCTCGGAGGGGACGAAGGCGTTCGAGATGAACGTCAGCGGGAAGAGCCAGATCAGCCCGCCCGAGGTGGCCGCCTCCGGGGTGCGCACCGACAGGCCGATCAGGGCGCCGATCCAGGAGAAGGCGTAGCCCAGCAGGAGCAGCAGGGCGAAGCCGCCGAGGACCTCGCCGATGCTGGTGTGGGTGCGCCAGCCGACGATCAGCGCGACCACGGCCAGGACGACCAGGGTGAGCGTGGTCTGGACGAGGTCGGCGAGGGTGCGGCCGGTCAGGACCGCGCCGCGGGCCATGGGCAGGGAGCGGAAGCGGTCGATGAGGCCCTTGTGCATGTCGTCCGCGATGCCCGCGCCCGCGCCGGCGGTGGCGAAGGTGACGGTCTGGGCGAAGATGCCCGCCATCAGGAACTCGCGGTAGGCCGCGGGCGAGGTGTTGCCGCCGACGCTGATGGAGCCGCCGAAGACATAGCTGAAGAGCACGACGAACATGACCGGCTGGATCACACCGAAGATGATCATCTCGGGGATCCGGGACATCCGGATCAGGTTCCGCTTGGCGATGACCAGGGAGTCGTTGACCCCCTGGACGATGCCGCCGCGCGGGTGGGGTGCCGCTAGCTCCGGGGTCGGGGAGGTGCCCGGGGTCGGGGAGGTGAGGGTCACTTCGCCGTCTCCTTCCGCGCCGCCGCTGCCTTGCGGCCCTTGGCGTCGGCCGGGGCCCCGCCGTTCTCATCGCCGTTCCCTTCCGCCTCGCGTTCGGCGGCGTGGCCGGTCAGGGATATGAACACGTCGTCGAGGGTGGGGCGGCGCAAGCCGATGTCGTCGATCTCGATGCCCCGGCCGTCCAGTTCCCGGATGACCTCCGCCAGCAACTTGGCGCCGCCGGAGACGGGCACCGTCAGCTTGCGGGTGTGCTCCTCGACCGTGGTCTCGCCCTTGCCGAAGCCGGCCAGGACCTCGCGCGCGGCGGTGATGTCCTCGCGCTCGTGGACGACGACCTCCACCCGCTCGCCGCCCGTACGGGCCTTGAGCTGGTCGGAGGTGCCGCGGGCGATGACCTTGCCCTGGTCGACCACGCAGATGTCGTGGGCGAGGTGGTCGGCCTCCTCCAGGTACTGGGTGGTGAGCAGCAGGGTGGTGCCGCCCGCGACCAGTTCCTTGATGATCCCCCACAGCCGCTGGCGGTTGCGGGGGTCGAGACCGGTGGTCGGCTCGTCCATGAACATCACGGGCGGGCTGACCACGAGGGCGGCGGCGAGGTCGAGGCGCCTGCGCATGCCGCCGGAGTAGGTCTTGGCGGTGCGGTCGGCCGCGTCGGCGAGGCTGAAGCGTTCGAGCAGCTCCTCGGCCCGGGCCTTCGCCGCCTTGGCCTTCATCTGGTAGAGCCGGCCGACCATCTGGAGGTTCTCGCGGCCGGTGAGGTATTCGTCGACGGCGGCGAACTGGCCGGAGAGGCCGATGGCCCGGCGGACCTCGTTGGGGTGTTTGAGTACGTCGATGCCGGCGACGACGGCATTGCCGCTGTCGGGCCGGAGGAGGGTGGTCAGGACGCGTACGGTCGTGGTCTTGCCCGCGCCGTTCGGGCCGAGCAGACCCAGGACGGTGCCTTCGGGGACATCGAGGTCCACGCCGTCCAGAGCCCGTACATCACCGAAGGTCTTGACCAGACCTTCGGCGTAAATGGCGCCTGGCATACGGATTCTCCCAGTGCGAATCGGGCCAGCAGAATCGGTGCACGTGTGATCATATGGGCGCCGGGCATGCGTCGCCCGGCCGAACGGGTGATCCCCGCCCGCCCGGGACGCCAACGCGTCCTCACAAGCCTCCGCTAGCTCATCACCTTGTAACCGGCGCTGTGCAGCGAGCGCGCGACCTCCGCGCAGTGCTCCGGGCCCTTCGTCTCCAGGTGCAGCTCCACCTCCACCTCCGTGAGCCCCAGCCGCGGGTCGGTCCGCACGTGGCTCACGTCCAACACGTTCGCATCCACCTCTGACAACACCCCCAGGAGTCCTGCCAGCGCCCCCGGCCGGTCGGCGACGCGCAGCCGCAGCGACAGGTACCGGCCCGCCGCGGCCATGCCGTGCCGCAGGATCCGCTGCAGCAGCAGCGGGTCGACGTTCCCGCCGGACAGGACGGCCACCACCGGCCCGCCGTCGTACAGTTCGGGCTCGCTCAACAGGGCGGCCACCGGGCTGCACCCGGCCGGCTCGACCACCAGCTTCGCCCGCT
This genomic window from Streptomyces sp. NBC_01351 contains:
- a CDS encoding DUF4344 domain-containing metallopeptidase → MWRGLAVLVGCAAGLLMVWSTTGFEQELPDKGFVLRLEEPATAADRDVHRFLRNWQIADFVLADLNAYVDLPHRVMVVARSCAGEGTAYDPSERRIDLCYEDLVEEREAFERAESWLQDEDLADLTRETLYHEAGHALRDALDLPDAGARAEEDAADRFAQLMLLRGHPEGEDTLLTAARAYDLAAAADPTPDPADEHAPPATRAESHRCAVHGDAAPTRHRNLATPARAHCAGTWAATREAWTRDLTPLLRR
- a CDS encoding tetratricopeptide repeat protein, with translation MRDSHRGEAERLLGRAVEEEVRRGAGAGGAAVDGVALLARGKEALDALAASAAPEYEAYVRALDEAAAGDESLGEAFRRGNTSTAVLVTAVAAATAIGTDLALGVAAGTALTTGAVVGIAGAVATVAKVTALHLPAANRRAGELGRPGGPEQLRLQWLSALEVRGVRPFLEQQRKVTAAARAPRPATARTTTARPAPQLRGTDRSAEARRRSALEQSFGQLPDPAGLFAGRRAEVTRIAQWVQAARASTETRPVVVVLHGEPGAGRTALALRAAHGLRDQFKGACVVDLRGGSPGAEAPLSTREALLHLLNRLGAPREQLLFREGATAEQQVRRLGELYHHHMQGLPVTVVLDDAVDAAQVRMLVPERSESLVLVTAREPLELPEDLAAWVHQLPVERLGPADAAELVRAAQPEEGAPEAAPEAVAAAVELSGGLPLALRMLAAPARAGVVPEAGGRHPVEAALAAADARLSEPARQLLRRLPLAGRASLGGAAAGALADVPEQAALRMLEELWEAGLIERVRGQRFRMHDAVRAYAAARLAVDEDRERAVAAHERLIRVYAQLADSVIRMVDGKMSTRANQFGGHGFTSLDAALRWLDDESSFITAALRHSEGVDQQAVLDLLGALCDFCLLRGDLYRLGEIDELTQAVAAARVENGGGDADAGDRQGRLVRSVQWRTGIAARQLGELDKARTTLTSVVDGYMEAHQEAGAAMALVSLGITLHHQGNLPEAAARIREALVLQEPAELAGDRAWGLHALAAVERDLGRLAEATALLERSLALHRESESVHGEAWAHFQLGQVHLRYGDVGRAESELRLALDLYGRTRDDRGEAWALTQLGRARVVDGDPGAALERLRDALARHREAEDARGEAWTLFHLGQALEEAGERDQAVRELERARTMFSRMRDVYGLAHARHHSGRVTRDQRAAQTGNLRNSGFARQLLVDARADFRRIGLAHGEAWTCLELAVVDAGNAKVSQALGQCEEAVRLFISYGDRRGEDWARFLRCTMLPYAVPSAPEEARAELARLAQAPHPARDGRLEDCLETYGVILGRGVDPAEGWQAWRLSLVPNQQAREVMGVPGPAGPA
- a CDS encoding DUF4307 domain-containing protein — its product is MSAVREGLPEGRYGRSADERADRKLKIVGAALGVVLLGVIGWIGWDYMAGQSVSAEVIKFQVVSDTEVQVHLEVRKEASATGVCTLTSQDKEHGEVGRADFTFAQSEARVDEVVSLKTTARAVMIELVGCQPAASGS
- a CDS encoding thioredoxin domain-containing protein yields the protein MPNRLANETSPYLLQHADNPVDWWPWSPEAFAEARERGVPVLLSVGYSSCHWCHVMANESFEDELSAAYMNEHFVNVKVDREERPDVDAVYMEAVQAATGQGGWPMTVFLTEDAEPFYFGTYFPPEPRHGMPSFMQVLEGVRTAWVGRREEVAEVAGKIVRDLSGRQLDYGKAGTPGAEELAQALLGLTREYDAVRGGFGGAPKFPPSMVLEFLLRHHARTGSEGALQMAADTCEAMARGGIYDQLGGGFARYSVDREWIVPHFEKMLYDNALLCRVYAHLWRTTGSDLARRVALETADFMVRELRTEQGGFASALDADSEDPVSGEHVEGAYYAWTPAELREALGEEDGELAVAYFGVTEEGTFEHGKSVLQLPQDGPAADADRVAGIKARLLAARDGRPAPGRDDKVVAAWNGLAIAALAECGAYFERPDLVERATEAADLLVRVHFDVASGKARLARTSRDGQVGPNAGVLEDYGDVADGFLALASVTGEGVWLEFAGFLVDLVLDRFTAEDGSLYDTAHDAEKLIRRPQDPTDTAAPSGWTAAAGALLSYAAHTGSDPHRTAAERALGVVHALGPRAPRFIGHGLAVAEALLDGPREVAVVGHPEDPDRAVLHRTALLGTAPGAVVAVGLPRAADGSGGEFPLLAERTLVHDLPTAYVCRHFVCARPTTDPVELGEQLGTVRP
- the mca gene encoding mycothiol conjugate amidase Mca → MTEQLRLMAVHAHPDDESSKGAATMAKYVSEGIPVLVVTCTGGERGSVLNPKLQGDKYIEDNIHEVRAREMDEARQILGIEQEWLGYVDSGLPEGDPLPPLPEGCFALADVDEAAGELVKKIRAFKPQVVTTYDENGGYPHPDHIMTHKISMAAFDGAADTRKYPEAEFGPAYQPQKLYYNQGFNKPRTVALHEALLARGMESPYGEWLERWKEFERKERTLTTHVPCADFFEIRDKALIAHATQIDPDGGWFRVPMDVQREVWPTEEYELAKSLVDTSLPESDLFAGIRENA